A region of Thiofilum sp. DNA encodes the following proteins:
- a CDS encoding undecaprenyl-diphosphate phosphatase has translation MDALQSFILGIIEGVTEFLPISSTGHLIVASELMGLPQTEGHMAFEVIIQLAAILAVVANYREKFSPQYFELWVKVVLAFIPIGAVGFLLSAQVKALFSVEIVAAMFIVGGIVFLLVERYLKHHTPSVQQVEDLSYRQALWIGVAQIFALLPGMSRAGATIVGALLVGLSRKASAEFSFLLALPVMVATSGLDLVKHYDQFQGEQALTLIIGFITAFVSAYLVMRLFIAFLNRFTFNAFGIYRILFGLLLFYLLYAGVISPQAHA, from the coding sequence GTGGATGCATTACAAAGTTTTATTTTAGGGATTATTGAGGGGGTTACTGAGTTTTTACCTATTTCCTCTACGGGGCATTTAATTGTCGCTAGTGAGTTAATGGGACTGCCTCAAACTGAGGGTCATATGGCCTTTGAAGTGATTATCCAATTAGCCGCTATTTTAGCAGTAGTGGCTAATTATCGGGAAAAGTTTAGCCCCCAATATTTTGAGTTATGGGTGAAAGTCGTTTTAGCTTTTATTCCTATTGGAGCCGTGGGGTTTTTGTTGAGTGCACAAGTTAAAGCCTTGTTCTCAGTAGAAATTGTGGCAGCGATGTTTATTGTAGGTGGGATAGTCTTTTTGTTAGTGGAGCGTTATTTAAAGCATCATACCCCTAGCGTGCAGCAAGTCGAGGATCTGTCTTACCGACAAGCGCTATGGATTGGTGTGGCACAGATTTTTGCTCTACTTCCGGGCATGAGTCGAGCGGGTGCTACCATCGTCGGGGCTTTATTGGTGGGTTTAAGTCGTAAAGCCAGTGCCGAGTTTTCCTTTTTATTGGCGTTGCCGGTCATGGTAGCAACCAGTGGCTTAGATTTAGTCAAGCACTATGATCAGTTTCAGGGTGAGCAAGCTTTAACACTGATTATTGGCTTTATCACTGCTTTTGTGAGCGCCTATTTAGTGATGAGATTATTTATTGCCTTTTTAAATCGTTTTACCTTTAATGCATTTGGTATTTACCGTATTTTATTTGGCTTATTATTATTCTATTTGCTTTACGCTGGGGTGATTTCACCGCAAGCGCATGCTTAA